The following are encoded in a window of Bos indicus isolate NIAB-ARS_2022 breed Sahiwal x Tharparkar chromosome 7, NIAB-ARS_B.indTharparkar_mat_pri_1.0, whole genome shotgun sequence genomic DNA:
- the MACIR gene encoding macrophage immunometabolism regulator translates to MEVDVNGESRSALTTLPLPVAEASSPGKAEAEKPRCSSTPCSPMRRTVSGYQILHMDSNYLVGFTTGEELLKLAQKCTGAEESKGEAVPSLRSKQLDVGLARSSRLYKTRSRYYQPYEIPAVNGRRRRRMPSSGDKCTKSLPYEPYKALHGPLPLCLLKGKRAHSKSLDYLNLDKMNIKEPADTEVLQYQLQHLTLRGDRVFARNNT, encoded by the coding sequence ATGGAAGTCGATGTTAATGGCGAGTCCAGAAGTGCCCTGACCACCCTGCCCTTGCCAGTTGCGGAGGCCAGCTCCCCGGGCAAGGCAGAGGCGGAGAAGCCCCGCTGCTCCAGCACGCCGTGCTCGCCCATGCGCCGGACTGTGTCAGGCTACCAGATCCTCCACATGGACTCGAACTATTTGGTTGGCTTCACGACTGGTGAGGAGCTCCTGAAGTTAGCTCAGAAGTGCACAGGAGCTGAGGAGAGCAAGGGAGAAGCCGTGCCTTCCCTGCGCTCCAAACAGCTGGATGTGGGACTTGCTCGTTCCTCTCGTTTGTACAAAACCAGAAGTAGGTACTACCAGCCCTACGAGATTCCAGCTGTCAACGGCAGGAGGCGGAGGCGGATGCCCAGCTCAGGAGACAAGTGCACTAAATCTTTACCGTACGAACCTTATAAAGCCCTCCATGGGCCTCTGCCTCTTTGTCTTCTTAAAGGTAAGAGGGCTCACTCCAAATCTCTGGACTACCTCAATCTAGATAAAATGAACATCAAGGAGCCAGCTGACACAGAAGTGCTACAGTACCAGCTTCAACACCTAACCCTCAGAGGGGACCGTGTGTTTGCTAGGAATAATACATGA